One window of Dysidea avara chromosome 11, odDysAvar1.4, whole genome shotgun sequence genomic DNA carries:
- the LOC136238512 gene encoding uncharacterized protein: protein MSYLILGSPPHVGKYNFNPYILKYKGSKLILVTEIFSDLPLSSDDIKWVGFHRPLPSTAVVDNYTTDGVLYSRLSLYELSFEDDTDNYTNIVSNQCGTSSVSVYIDVRKAPIVCNNSGSVAVPQKNIMTVKGETIKFHCLFKGKLKILWPSMSIYWMIGSHGQHTEPTYIMDNSTDPYCIAVYQTCLSKDGSCCNFTNQLNILKVPLELNGVDLTCGVVLDEVLSSHATKLSVFVLPKVTDGPNKHIKTKLNDSISLQCQFRAPIGVTIVVWLKDNLPVKSAQH, encoded by the exons ATGAGTTATCTTATTTTAGGATCTCCACCTCATGTTGGCAAATACAACTTCAATCCTTACATTTTAAAATACAAAGGAAGCAAATTAATATTAGTCACTGAAATATTCAGTGATCTGCCATTGTCCAGTGATGACATAAAGTGGGTAGGATTTCACCGACCTTTACCCTCAACTGCTGTGGTGGATAACTACACTACTGATGGAGTACTATACAGTAGACTATCACTATATGAGTTGTCATTTGAAGATGACACTGACAACTATACCAACATTGTTAGTAATCAGTGTGGAACCTCCTCTGTATCTGTGTACATTGATGTGAGGAAAG CTCCCATTGTGTGTAACAACTCAGGCAGTGTGGCTGTACCACAAAAGAATATTATGACAGTTAAAGGAGAGACCATTAAGTTTCACTGTCTGTTCAAAGggaaattgaaaattttatggcctTCCATGTCAATTTACTGGATGATCGGATCACATGGTCAACACACAGAGCCCACATACATCATGGACAATTCTACTGACCCATATTGTATTGCTGTTTATCAAACTTGTTTAAGTAAAGATGGATCTTGTTGTAACTTCACTAACCAACTTAACATATTGAAAGTTCCATTAGAACTAAATGGTGTTGATCTAACTTGTGGAGTAGTACTTGATGAGGTACTATCTTCTCATGCTACTAAGCTAT CTGTGTTTGTCCTACCAAAAGTCACTGATGGTCCTAACAAACACATCAAGACTAAACTCAATGACAGTATATCACTTCAGTGTCAGTTTAGAGCACCTATTGGGGTGACAATAGTGGTGTGGTTAAAGGATAATTTACCAGTGAAGAGCGCACAACACTAA